The nucleotide window agacccacctccctccccttttcctttACCCCCTTGTCAAGTAAACCCCACAATCTGGGACACCTCTACCTTCTCTATTGCCACCtgcccatccataaccatcaaaCTCAAAGACCCTACCTCCTTCCCCTCACAATCTCAACACCCCTTCTATGAAAGGGCCTTTTGAGACCAGCCAATTCACCTTATAACACCCTgatactggctatcaaaaaacctaatggctcttataggctagttcaagatttaagaattatcagtgcAGCTGTTCTTCCAATCCATCCAGTAGTCTctaacccctatactttattgTCCACCATTCCTGCTTCCaccactcacttttctgtccttgacctcaaaaattcatttttcatgATTCTCCTCCATCCCAATGGGACCACTTACATCTTCAGCTCCACAGACTACAAATCCTCCAGTAATCTACCTACAACCCAAACAGGACCTCCTTACAGCTGCATAAGGCGGCATGtgtgccctactccaagaacaatgctgcttctacaccaaCAAATCTGGTCTCATCCGGCATGGAGCAAAACACCTCTGTGAACAAGCCTCtaaactcctagaaaactcccctaacaatccgttcccttaccccttcaattggctcctgcccctcctagcccctattacctttattattattctccttttccttccctgctttattaacctattccaaaaattcattcaaaatcaaattttgaaaatttctaaccatattatcaaccagttactcctccagggctatcaaggccttctcatgAAGAATAACAAAACCAGCTAGATGACATCATGAATCATCTCAAGATGCCCACTCTTCTccaactctacagcaatggcctTGCTAACCCCAGAATCTGTGCCCACTTCCAGCACGAAGTAGCTACAGAATGAGATTCTATGCCAAGTTCCCCAGAGggccaattaagaaaagaaaaagatgggaatgaaggcaaagTCTGGTGTGCTAAGACCCCCagcccttaagatccaatcagcACTGACCAGATGGTTTCcaaccccttaagatccaatcaccaatgacCAGATGGTTGCCctccccttaagatccaatcaccaacacagaacacaccctacccctactccttaaaaacgcgcttcctcacccatgagctgctgctccctTCCTCTGGGgaaagccattttctctttcagataataaaatctcttgcattgGCCCGTGTcttctgagtcattctgggttaaggagggtcatggcgagataccctttTAGTTGTATCACTTTACATACCCATCAGGAGTGTATTTGAGTTCCATTTCCTTTACCTCTTCACCAACGtaaaaatatagtaatttatcctccatttgccccatggtcccaagcacataagccagtgaaATTATGCATGGGCTTGCCTGGGCTtaccccaccttatctctaaacatcctgaccctcccctAAGGCAACAGGCTGAGCAGACCCACCACAGTAAAAGGCACAGTGCTCTGTACCATGCTGCtgccctctctttgtctctgtctctctgtccccctgctctctctctctctctcactctctctctctgctctctgctctctctgtcccactgctctctctgctgctccctctctctctctctctctctccccacccccctctggggcagccactctctcttttaGACAATAAAGTCTTTTGcatgggcctgtgtctcctgagtcattctgggtaaggagggtcatggcgagataccctttcattggtgtcatgacttcggatgaggctctcccattgactttgctcttcctccgggaatctgagctgctttgggaaccctcactgcccgatcctcctccatgGGCTCACCATCCATTTCCCTGGTCActcgtcttctcgcccaacaccggccttcgatttggtgagtctccctttcatggtcgacttaaatgtGCCTTTGGAACCTGTGAAGTGACCATTGAGCATCCGGCACCCCCAACCATGACTTTCAGAGTCATGGTTGATCCgcatagtcgacccttctctgcctccccatggtgagaatcctcatccactgaggcccggtctccctGTTAAGGTCCAGGAATCCGGGGGTTCCCCGAGAGAACAAAGCATGAGCACGGAGATGTAAggccaagcaaagtctttattcagccagctagctggggccgacagcacctcccctgacacacagGCCGGGTCAGAGCAGtcgacccccaggcaactttaggtagggattatatagggttttcacagccgttgcaccgaagcccgcgcatttctacaaccaataattttaaaacacattctatattttaaccaatggatttGAAACAATTTAACCTTTTATGGGCGTCACCATCTGGGTGGAATGCGCCAGTCGCCTGACCACTTCCTGTTATCTCTTGCTTACACAAGcatgtctacgtgacttatcacgggtcACGTCCCGAGGCTGTTGCCCACTTCttgttatctaacttagggcaggcacATTTCTTAACTTAGCCTCGGGTAGTTtttacgaaaactgggtggctcttgctctagggtcaagttaagttttattagttcttttttccTGACTCTTGATGCTCTCTACACTCCTTTacatttccccccttttcttgatcagactgaggaatcttccacagtggtatCTAGGGCCTGATATTTTTGGCGAAGGACCAGGAGCTGGACAGTGTCAAACCTCTCCCGTACAAACCTaagcagcctgtttattatgcacaGACTGATTGtaagcaacaacagcaggatgaccagtggccccgcaatggccgagaggagggtagcaaACCATGGCTTGtgtttgaaccaagactcaaaccagcctttgctgctttcatattcattacgCCGCctctctagatttttttttagcttGGCCAAGGACTCCCTGACTGCACCTGTcttgtctacatagaaacagcactcttcctttaaggctgcgcacagcccaccttctcttaagaggtccaggcctcttcggttctgtagaaccacctctgacaaggaggtgagggattgctccatgtctgacattgtctgtcggagttgttctaggtccctatcgattgccagcctcagggctgtgagcccctgttcccgagttacaagggttgcgaccccagtgcctgcccctgctatccctagggagaagagggccccaatggtcagggcagtaacaggctccctctttctctggTGAGGGCTTGGCACttcttcccaataagaaaggagggattcatgagaatGATATATTAGGCGAGGTAAAATAGCCacaagcacacaaaactcactgttagcattAAACACAGAGGTGAATAGGGCCggggtgaggcctgtctttgaacagagccaccaaccTGAGGAGGGTACaatccacttttcctgctcccacgtggtgttattataTGAGGAGCATAACTGGCTCTGGGCCGTCGGGACTGTGCCTACACACATACCAGCGACTGAgacctgagcgatcgtaagtccccaTGGTCTCCtgtcccagtaagtgggatgggagttgttgatagtgtaggagccatttatcccgattgcctcatagaaggggggtgaacctgggtagcatagccaacagggatcAGTGAGGGAGGAAGTGGTGTGGTTAAGGGTCTCtactactgcctgcaccatttcccacatgggaTTATCTAACCCCGAGGGAACGAGACCCggtcctcttgtgggctctgggGCATACGTTCCGGTAGACATTTTCTTGTCCTTTTGGCCCAGGCCCTTGTCCTGGATCGAAGGTTTCTGGGGATATATAACCGGGTTGGGACCTACGGCGGTGCTGGGAGTTGACACGGTTAATTTAATGATGAGGGTCGAGCCGGTATGCCCCCCATACTTATAGTACACCATCCCCCATGTTACTCCATTTATCCAGCGCgatacctcagtctttttgccTGTCTCAGTGAATTGAACTCTtacccaatcctggtcccttCTGTCACAAGCCTTATCTTTGTAAAGGGCCATAGTCTGGTAACGAGGGATGCCCTTGTTGACATAAGTAAATTTGACAGAATCGATTTTTGTAACTGTCCATCTCCAATCCCCATCGTTCGAGGTTACACAGTCCCAGCTGGCACAAAAGAAGTCTTGTCCCCCCCCACATCGCTTTCCTTTACCTGTTCCTGGGCAAGCATAAAACCCATGGGAGCGAGCCACATTTGGAGGGACGGATTGGTAAACGGGGTTGATCTGCCGAAAGCAGAAGTACAGGTCAGGCCACCAAGTTACGATTGGCGCAGTGCGTTGTGTGGAGTTGGCGACCTCCCCAGTGTCGCTATCAATCAGCATCCAGGTCAGGTTCCTTGGCTGATGGGGGCTTGTGCCTCTGGTCTCCACAGATGTGGCTCCTGTGAAGGTCCATATTAAGGAGCTTAttagcaggatccccttcatcttcggcttaggtgtagttttaggggattggcaggatgctgctgcaccttccactcttccttaCGGGCCCCTGGATCTTTATGAGGTAGGACCTTCCGAATGTGGGTGTGGTGCACCCATGGAGTGataccatcaaccttgagagcagtgggggtggtaaacaatacaacataaggtcccttccacctgggcttgAGAGTCCTCACTTGGTAtctcttgacccataccatatcccctgggactatgccatgttccgggctcggaattTTCCCGCCCTCGTaatatgctctgatcaggggccagatttcctgctgcactttagcaagagcttgcaacacattcaggtagtcaggggccgggtcctctGCACCGGGGAGCTGCACTCGCCGGGTTATGGGGGGAGGGGCCCCATACAtgatctcaaatggagttaaaccatgtacatagggggagttctgAGCgaggaagatggctaagggaagaagggtcacccagtccccaccagtctccaataccaatttagaaagggtctccttcaaggtccgattcattctctctacctgcccagagctttgtgggttgtaatcacaatgtaacttccaatctacccccaaagccagggctagtccctgcaggactttgctaacgaaagccgggccattatcggaacctatggcttcagggaccccatatctggggacgatttcttcaattattttttttgctaccacctggctggtctcatgcttggttggaaaagcctccacccaccctgagaaggtatccaccataaccagcaaatacttatttccatacttccctggttttacttcggtgaagtctatttcccaattcctccctggagccctccccctttcccgagtacctgccgGTTGCagccctcttggggctggtcttagcattgcacagctactgcattctttcgtgatctgacgagctgcctcgttctggtggggaaacaccaactgcgcagactggaaaaggctgagcagctttttccagcctagatgggtggacttatgcagattagcaagcatgtactgtcctaatacgtctggcaggatcaatctaccttcttggtccctactccaattttcctccccaaacactttccccgagacttgtttcctaatccactcaagatcctgaggggaatactcaggtttgggtggcagggcgggcagttcaggtatgggtatctcgagggctgcaagtacaagggaatccgagagggccgccctcctagcttccgcatcagcatggttgttgccaatggcctcaggtgtcttctttggttggtggcccggcacatgtataactgctaccgcttttggtttttcgatagcggctagtagtctttggacttcttgtagactCCTCAGTTCCTTCCCTTCCGCGGAATGGAATCCTCTTTCTCGGTAGATGGTgccgtggacatggacagtgccaaaggcatacctgctatctgtgtagatgttggcctgcttgccttctgctctttcCAGGGCCTCAGTGAGAGCAATAAGTtctgccttctgtgctgaggtgccagggggcagagctgcactccagacaacttccccttcatgggtcactaccgctgcccctgctctcttgaccccctcctgcacaaagctgctcccatctgtgtaccaatttagctcacagttcggtaatggtgtgtctttcaggtctgctcgcACCTGGATAATTTTggaaaggatgtctctacagtcatggatgggggtcgacagatctgggtctggcagaagggtggcaggatttagggtcaccgGGTCCAAGAAGGCAATTTGTGGAGAATCTAGCAGGAGCCTTTGGTAGTGGGTGAGTTTTGCATttgtcatccattttcctggaggatgcctgaggatcccctctacagtatgtggggctgttactcTCAGGTTCTGCccaaaagtcagcttgtctgcctcttttactagtagagcgatggctgctaggatacgcagacaaggtggccacccagaggccactgggtctagccgcttggacaaataggccacaggtcttttccacgggttcagctgctgagccaggactcctttagccactccctttttttcatctacaaacaggatgaagggtttttctgggtctggcagagatagggcgggggcccggaggagggcttcttttagtctgtcaaaagcctcatgttgttcctgattccattgccagcccagcccttctttggtcgcctcatatagcggtTGGGCTATTTCTGtgtaccctggaatccagagtctgcagaacccggctgagccaagaaattccctcactccccggggtgaggaagggacggggatagtcaggataatttgtttcatggcctgcgttagccacctggctccattagatattttgtaccccaggtagaccactgacctctgacagatgtgggcttttttggtgctggctcgatatcccagttcgcctagttcagccagcaagttccccATGGCTTCTTTGCACTCCTcatgggtttctgtggccagcaacaggtcATCCACAAACTGCAGCTGTGTCACgtgggggtggctcctgcgaaagggctccaggtcctggcttagggcttcattgaataaagtgggagagttcttgaagccctgtggcagtctagtccaggtaagctgccctgttcttcctccccctggctcctgccactcaaagaCAAACAAAGGctaacttcagagagtgggatactgaagaaggcatctttcaggtccagagtagtataccacacatgtgagggtggcacgtggctgagtagggtgtaagggttgggcactgtagggtggatgtcttctatCCTCTCATTGACCTTTTGCAAGTCCTGCACCGGTCTGTAATCtccactgccaggcttccttactggaagcaggggcgtattccatgcagatcggcagggtttaaggattcctgtctccaacagtctgtggatatggggtgctatcccctTCCTACCCTCTTCCGATATTGGATACTGTCGGACCCGGATGGGTAGGGCCGcggctttgagttgaacaacaaccgggggcagatgtttggcgagaccaattCCTCCAGTTTCGGCCCATGCggaagggaacctctgcaaccaaGAGTCCATTTCTCCCTGGTCCCCCTCTTCTTGATCCACCTGAAACAGACGATGTTCATCGGCCGGATAGAGTCAACACATGCACCGGTTGTAggggctgcccttctttgtccatgatctttatcccctcgggttcaaaatggatgtgcgccccgaccttggttagtaagtctctACCCGGCAATGGTGCGGGGCTCTCGGGTACGACCAGAaatgagtgagagacctgatgccttcctaggtccacttttctgttagtagtccaggcacatctcttggaccctgtTGCTCCCTGGACTATACTTGTGTGTCCTGGGTTCAGGGGAccgtgggcttggttgagaactgaatattgtgccccagtatctaccatgaacccaatgggagtcccctccaCGCACAGGATTACCCAGGACTCAGGGAGGGGTGCCGAGCCCCATCCctgtcaattctcctctcctaggtgtaggGTCTTAATGGGGTTCTCTCCtccttgttccctccttttggagcactccctcttccaatgcccatatctcttacacagggcgcaTTGATCTCGTCCTAGTTGGGATTGGTGGGGTCCCATTCTTTgaggtgatctagggctctccttcaccccggccaggaatatcctggccatttcctccctctgcttcttgttctccctcctctgaaattctctgtcttctttcctatttttctcctgcatttcccatttctttttcctcagcctttcctctctgtctttcggagtttccctagcattgaagaccttctccgcttgctgcagcatttctctgcTAGAGATCTCCCCcaggtcatcccgcttgtggagtttcctctggATATCGGGGGCtacctggttgatgaatgagaggactacagctgatctatgttcctctgcttctgggtttatgggggtatattgcctgtaagcatcaaacagcctttccagatacatggccgggctttccatttccccctgaacaatagtttttaccttagccagGATAGTGGGCCGTCTGGTGGCTACCTCGAGACCggtcatcagagtctggcggtagacccggagacgctccctaccttctgcagtcccgaagttCCAATTCAGGCGCGTAAGTGGGAACGCCTCGTCGATggtgggctggagggtagtgggtcttccattttctccgaggacatttttcctggcctcattgaggatacgctctctttcttccgttgtgaagagggtgcggagcaattgctggcagtcgtcccatgtgggacaatgggtaaaaATAATGGCTCCACCAGACCTATGAGACACTTGGGGTCCtctgagaagggagggttctgagtcctccaattatagaggtcactagatgaaaagggccagtactgatattgttgatCTCCGTCCGGACTGCCTGCACCAATGGCACGCACAGGCAGAACcggcactgctccttctgaggtggaggagggagcctccccttcttATTCCCTGGCCCCCCGAGGCTTAACTGCATTTCTCCCGCCCTTCCTGGctgcctgccttctcctgctgaagagtcCGGAGAAGCTGTGgccgcctggtccctgctgggctccccaacctcgttttcTACCCTCTCAGCAGCTTCAACCCCTCCCTCCCATGGAGGCACATATGGGGGTGGTCGCTCAATCAGCAGAGGGGGTAGAGGGgagaactgtcagggagaacaggcggTGCACTCGGGTTTCTGGCCCTGCGATCAGAGGGCTTTAAATCTTCCTGGGCAACTAGGACGGAGGTCTTTAGTGGGtcggtgtgaggtttccccaccaaaaagggcctcagccaggaCAGAGGATTCTCAGCCAGATTTTCCCAGACAAGGATATAGGGAAattggtcagggtggccctcagggtctggccgggagataatggctttgactttgctgataaggtccagggaaagagacccctggattggccagcctactccaaaggaaggCCACTTGACCGAGCAAAAGGTGTTGAGCTTACCTTTCTTGATGCCAAGGCCCATATTTAAGGCCCGTTCCTTGACCTTCgggaaatgggaaaggatcagacctttaggagtagcctgggTCTGGCCCATAGTGAAAAACACGAGGAAGACAAAGGCgaaggatagagatgccactttaaacaagatgactggtgtatgtgcttgtgaacgggtgcctgTTGTTGCACAGTTTTTCCTTTGTgggggacgcgaatttatctgggatttgtggctgtgacccccttatcctgtcacgggagtcttctagcggcaggcgccctaatggctcttagttGCCTAATCCGTGCCCGCagggggaatgatttagtggcagaagggaggaatggaaagaacaggagaacctcagaataggAGAACCTTAAAGTGAAAagcgcagaaagaaatataaaccaaaacacaataaaacaatcaacaatgacactaaacacacacaccacatctgatcgcactcgctcagaccggtccttctctcactctggtgcccaccacactcaccactttcaggattctcaaaaactctcgtgactctcccgaaaggcgtccacttggactgccgcagggtgacgagcttgatcttttcctcctcgggcgccaggttcctgccgatcggacttgccttcctaaggccgagtcactcggaccttagggccaggattggttacctgggcttcacccagggtcactaacctgggggccgggactaccaacccggacttcctcgCTTGGGATCACTAACCtgagaccagacacgggatggcaACTCCCGCTTTATAGTGGGTTTATGCAGACATGAGGGGGCGACCTTcaaatta belongs to Manis pentadactyla isolate mManPen7 chromosome 11, mManPen7.hap1, whole genome shotgun sequence and includes:
- the LOC118908875 gene encoding uncharacterized protein LOC118908875 encodes the protein MTNAKLTHYQRLLLDSPQIAFLDPVTLNPATLLPDPDLSTPIHDCRDILSKIIQVRADLKDTPLPNCELNWYTDGSSFVQEGVKRAGAAVVTHEGEVVWSAALPPGTSAQKAELIALTEALERAEGKQANIYTDSRYAFGTVHVHGTIYRERGFHSAEGKELRSLQEVQRLLAAIEKPKAVAVIHVPGHQPKKTPEAIGNNHADAEARRAALSDSLVLAALEIPIPELPALPPKPEYSPQDLEWIRKQVSGKVFGEENWSRDQEGRLILPDVLGQYMLANLHKSTHLGWKKLLSLFQSAQLVFPHQNEAARQITKECSSCAMLRPAPRGLQPAG